The Dreissena polymorpha isolate Duluth1 chromosome 10, UMN_Dpol_1.0, whole genome shotgun sequence genome includes a region encoding these proteins:
- the LOC127848392 gene encoding interferon alpha-inducible protein 27-like protein 2B, with product MRNLKVQQRGICRSYMSFKFDDMSVNNTEDSESKKWNSNVTKVVVPLAIGGAVIVAAPVVLAAGGFGAGGVVAGSVAAKLMSAAAIANGGGVAAGSTIAMLQSAGATGIAYSLLAAIGGTSALATAAVQSFVSRPQTTGPVSTEVKATEQAASQTKGLGSAGVTAALYGAASKTHAAASYSMAAIVGASSKVPGALQNAASSSLSAIGGAAAWVGPTLTAVVYGTKTAESKKTQDGQSNGSNGKNKNKI from the exons GTGCAGCAACGTGGCATATGCAGGTCGTATATGTCCTTCAAGTTTGATGACATGAGCGTTAACAACACTGAAGACTCAGAGTCCAAAAAATGGAACTCAAATGTGACAAAAGTTGTGGTCCCATTGGCCATTGGTGGTGCTGTAATTGTGGCTGCTCCGGTAGTACTGGCGGCAGGCGGGTTCGGTGCTGGGGGCGTAGTTGCCGGGTCAGTTGCGGCAAAACTCATGTCGGCAGCGGCAATCGCTAACGGAGGCGGTGTGGCGGCAGGAA GTACAATAGCGATGCTGCAGTCAGCAGGTGCTACAGGGATTGCTTACTCCTTATTGGCTGCCATAGGGGGCACTTCAGCATTGGCCACTGCTGCTGTACAGTCTTTTGTGTCCAGGCCACAAACAACGGGGCCCGTCTCGACAGAGGTCAAAGCTACCGAACAGGCCGCGTCACAGACCAAGGGGCTTGGCTCTGCTGGGGTCACCGCTGCTTTATATGGGGCTGCGTCCAAAACGCATGCAGCTGCCTCTTATTCAATGGCTGCAATAGTGGGTGCTTCTTCTAAGGTCCCAGGTGCTTTACAGAATGCAGCCTCCTCCTCATTGTCGGCCATAGGAGGAGCCGCAGCGTGGGTTGGGCCGACTTTAACTGCAGTTGTATATGGGACAAAGACCGCAGAGTCAAAGAAGACACAGGATGGGCAGTCAAATGGCAGCAatggaaaaaacaaaaacaaaatttga